A single window of Malus sylvestris chromosome 5, drMalSylv7.2, whole genome shotgun sequence DNA harbors:
- the LOC126620997 gene encoding uncharacterized protein LOC126620997 isoform X2, with amino-acid sequence MSNFSILEAAESPPPKAMVAQFIVVQYSSKIPLSLFTLSDLVLLYSSRLRVVILDADMINHRLVFLGNLVWRNASMLQRIMGRNNIRN; translated from the exons ATGTCTAACTTTAGCATACTTGAAGCCG CGGAATCACCGCCACCAAAAGCTATGGTTGCGCAGTTCATCGTCGTCCAGTATTCCTCCAAAATTCCACTATCTCTCTTTACTCTCTCCGACTTAGTGCTTCTCTATTCTTCCAG GCTCAGGGTTGTGATTCTGGATGCTGACATGATCAACCACAGGTTGGTGTTCCTTGGGAACTTGGTGTGGAGAAATGCAAGCATGTTGCAGCGTATTATGG GAAGGAATAATATCAGAAATTGA
- the LOC126620997 gene encoding uncharacterized protein LOC126620997 isoform X1 has translation MSNFSILEAAESPPPKAMVAQFIVVQYSSKIPLSLFTLSDLVLLYSSRLRVVILDADMINHRLVFLGNLVWRNASMLQRIMGLLRLHEELQS, from the exons ATGTCTAACTTTAGCATACTTGAAGCCG CGGAATCACCGCCACCAAAAGCTATGGTTGCGCAGTTCATCGTCGTCCAGTATTCCTCCAAAATTCCACTATCTCTCTTTACTCTCTCCGACTTAGTGCTTCTCTATTCTTCCAG GCTCAGGGTTGTGATTCTGGATGCTGACATGATCAACCACAGGTTGGTGTTCCTTGGGAACTTGGTGTGGAGAAATGCAAGCATGTTGCAGCGTATTATGG GTTTACTTCGACTACATGAGGAGCTTCAGAGTTGA